The genomic segment GTATCTTTACCATGTGGAAAAATGACCGTTTCTTTGAAGAACGAAAAGTAACCTTTACCCCGAAGATTGCCGCCGCGCTCTTACAATCCGGCAAGGTAAATGTGAAAAAGCTCTATTCCCCAAAGACTGGCAAGACCTACGACGGAACTATCGTATTGGCTGATACGGGCGGGAAATATGTCAACTACCGGGTGGAGCTTCCGAAGAAAAAATAACTGAATAGCAAGCATAGGAAAAGAGTACCCTTTTCCGTAAAATCCCTGCTTTCTCTACCGAGAACGGCGGGGATTTTTGCTTGTTGGGAAGTTTCCCAAACCCTCTGAAATCTTGAAAAAATATCTAAACTCTTTGGCAAAAACGCGGGCGCGGGGTACTGAATGATGAAACTGGAAAGCGCAGCGTCCGCGCTGCCTTTGGGAAAGGAGGTTACACATGGCAAATTTACGGGACACCGTAAAAGACTATCAAGAAGAATTAAGGGACGGTATCGCTTGGGTGGCGTTTTGGAAAACGGGACGTTCTTGGAACGCGGAATATTTCCACCTTGAAATGGGCGATATTCTCTACCCGGAGGACAGAAGCCGCATGGAAGAAATCAAACAGGCTGACCCTGCCGCCGTTGTGGTAAACGGCTATTATTCCGGCTATCTTGGCGAGGACAGGAACCTTGACGAACTGACCGCCGGGGTGCGCCGCCACTACGAAAACGGATATAGCAATATCGGGGAATTTATCGAAGCCCACGACGACAGGCTGCCGCCGGAGCTTATCGAGGAAGCAAGAGCCGCCGCCCACGCTGCGGGGCTGCCTTTTTCTGAAAAAGCCTACCGGGGCGGCGAAGAACCCGACCCCTATCTATTTGACGGGAGCATGAGCATGGAGGACTACGAGCTTATGCACCGCATGATTGAGAAAGAAAGGAGTGAGCGCATGGAAGAAACGATTTTAAGCGGGTATCTTTCTAATCTTGGAAAGTACACCGAGGGCAGACCTGCGGGCGAATGGGTATCATTCCCCACGACTGCTGAACATTTGAAAGAAGTCTTTGACCGTATCGGGATAGACGGCAAAAACTACGGGGAGCTGCACATCACAGAATATCAGTCCTCTATTCCGGGACTGGCAGGGAAATTGACCGAGCTTGAAAGCCTTGACGAACTGAACTATTTGGGCGAGCTTTTGAAAATGCAGTTTGACGACGACCGGGAAAAATTTGCTGCGGCTATCACATACGGCGACCATACAAGGGACTTGCAGGACATTATAAACCTTGCACAAAATCTTGACTGTTACTGGATTTATCCGTCCGTAAAAACCGAGGAAGATTACGGGCATTATCTGATTGAAGAACTGGACGAGTTGGAGCTGCCGGAAGAAGCAAAAAACTATTTTCTCTATGAGGAATACGGGCGGGACGCTGCTATCAATGACGGGGGCAGATTTACCGAGCAGGGATATATCTACAACAACCGCAACACCTTTACACAGTGGTATGACGGACGGGACGTGCCGGAGGAATATCGGGTAACACCGCAGCCGCCAGTACAGGAAAAGGAACAGGCAGACATTGACGCTGCCGCAGCCATACCGACCACTGCCACAGAGCAGCCCCCGGTTCTCCCGATTATCCTATCTTCCGAAAAGCCCGCCAACAAAATGAAAGAGATTACCGACCGACTGGAACAGGGCATTTTGGGGATTTATGAAAGCGACCGTTACGCCGACTATCTGCGTACTATGTCTAAATTCCATGATTACAGCCTAAACAATACAATCCTTATCGCCATGCAGGGCGGCAACCTTGTAAAAGGCTATAAACAATGGGAAAAGGAATTTGACCGCCATGTAAAGCCGGGGGAAAAAGCTATCAAGATAATTGCGCCCGCGCCCTTTACCGTTAAGAAACAGGTGGAAAAAATCGACCCGGACACGCAAAAGCCTGTTTTCGATAAGAACGGGAAAGCCGTTACCGAGGAAAAGGAAATCCAAATCCCCGCCTTTCGTGTGGTATCTGTTTTTGACGTGTCGCAGACCGAGGGTAAGGAGTTGCCCGACCTTGGGATAAAGGAGCTTACGGGCGACGTGGAACAGTATCAGGATTTTTTCGCTGCCCTTGAAAAAACTTCCCCCTTTGCTATGGGATTTGAAGCACTAAGCGGCAGTATAAAAGGACGCTGCAATTATGAGGAAAAGTGTATTCTCATCAACGAGGGCATGGACGAATTGCAGAATATCAAGACCGCTATCCATGAAATTGCCCATGCGACACTCCATGACATAGACAAAGACGCGCCGGAACGTCCCGACCGTCGCACCCGCGAGGTACAGGCAGAAAGCGTCGCCTATGCCGTTTGCCAACACTACGGGCTTGATACGTCGGACTATTCCTTTGGATATATCGCCGGGTGGAGCAGCGGAAAAGAACTTGCAGAACTGAAAGGCTCTCTTGAAACAATCCGCAGCACCGCCGCAAGTCTGATTGATACCATAGACGGACATTTTGCAGAAATCCAAAAGGCACAGGATAAGGAACAGACCACCGAACAGGCACAGACCCCACAGGAAGCTACCATACAGCCCGAAGCAGAAGCAGCCGCGCCGGAGCTTCCCGAAGAAACAGCCCCGGTACAGGAAAAAGAAGCACAGACCGAGCCGGAAGCTGATACAGGCGCAAGCAGCGAAGCACCACAGCCGGAACAAGCTGCACCCGCCGCACCTTATTACACAATCAACGAAGCTGCCGCCAAACGTGCAAAGGACGCAAACAGTTTTTCCGATTATAAGCAAGGCAGCGCGACGGCTGAATACAGGCACTATGTAGATGAAGCCGTACAGCTTGCAGAAAGGCAGAAACAGCGGGTAGACCCGATGTACCATGAGAAAATCGACAGCCTGCTTGACACCTACGCCCGGAAACTGGCGGCGAACATGAACAAAGGCTATGAGATTGACGCGCGTGTTCCCTCTATCCTCATTGCGGGCGGCTCTAACTTCCCCACAAGGAAGAAAGAAAAGCAGAACGCAGCCCGCGACAGCAATTACCGGGAATGGCAGGACATACAAGGACTTCTTGATAAAATCCGCAGTACCGGCATGGGCGGTATCAGTGCAGACGACCCGCAGGCAGTACAGAAGTTAGAAAAGAAACTGGAAAGCCTTGAAAAATCACAGGAAACCATGAAAGCCGTAAACGCCTATTACCGTAAGCACAAGACCCTTGACGGCTGCCCGCATTTGTTGCCGGAACAGCTTGAAAAATTAAAAGCGGACATGGCGAGCAGTTGGCATTTGGGGGACAAGCCCTTTGCGACTTGGGCGTTATCCAACAACAGCGCGGAAATCCGGCGCGTGAAAGACCGTATCAAATCCCTTTCACAGCAAAAAGAAATCGGTTTTGTGGGTTGGGAATTCGACGGCGGCAAGGTGGAAGCAAACACCGAAGCGAACCGTCTGCAAATCTTCTTTGAGGATAAGCCGGACGAAGCTACGCGGGAAGCCTTAAAAAGCAACGGCTTCCGTTGGTCGCCAAAAGCCGGGGCATGGCAGCGGCAGCTTACCAGTAACGCCTATTATGCGGCTGATTATGTCAAGGCGATTGCACCTCTTACCGGGGAAAAGCCTACCGAGTTACAGCGGGCGCATATCCGGGCGCAAAAGGTAGCTGCACAGGAACAATTCGCACAAGGGCAGCCGGAGCAGGAAGCCCCACAGGATAAAGACACCTTTTCCATTTATCAGATAAAAGGCGGGGACGAAACAAGGGACTTGCGTTTTGAGCCTTACGACCGTCTGATTGCCGCCGGACACCGGGTAGACGCGAAAAACTATACACTTGTCTATTCCGCACCTCTTACGCCGGGGACTTCCCTTGAAGATATTTACACCCGCTTTAATATCGACCACCCGAAAGATTTTAAGGGACACAGCCTTTCCGTTTCCGACGTGGTGGTACTTCATCAGAACGGACAGGACACCGCCCACTATGTAGACAGCTTCGGTTATAAGGACGTGCCGGAGTTTTTGCAGCCGGAAAATTATCTGAAAGCTGCCGAACAGACCACCGAGCAGAATTACAACATGATTGACGGGCAGATAAACAACACCCCGACCGCTACGGAACTGGAAGAAAAAGCAAAAGCCGGAGGACAGATTTCCCTTGCAGAATACGCCGAAGCCCTCAAAGCAGAAAAGAAACAGGCAGAGCCGGAGAAAAAGTCCTCTATCCGGGCGCAGCTTAAAGCAGCGAAAGAACAGGCACCGAAGAAACAGGCAAGACAGAAAACACAGGATTTGGAAAGGAGCTGACCTATGAAGTTACAAAAATTTGAAAATGTGGACGTTATTGCTTCCCTTGAAGCCATAATGAAACAGAACACCGCTTTTTATCAGAGCGATTTTGACATAGACAAACAGATTTTGCGGAAAGCGGCGGTAAGCCTTATCCCGGAGGACAAACGGCTTTTGTGGTTTTCCCGCCCGTCCGGGACGTGCTGCTTCCGGGAACGGGACGTTTTTCTAAAGGACACAAGGCAGCATAATACATGGCGGTTTTACGGGGAACAGACCCGCGATACTATCCTTGCCTATGCGGTGGAACTGACAGGCACAGAGCAGGAAAAAATCAAGGGCAATCTTTATGAACTGGATTATTTGCAGCATTTCCGGGAAGTAATCGAAAAATCAATCCCTGCCGACAACTACACGCTGATTTATGAGCATGGGGAGCTGACAAAGCCTGCCGGACAATATTTTGACGGGGACACTGACCCGCAACTTGGAAAGTTTATACGTTTTGAAGCACAG from the Blautia wexlerae DSM 19850 genome contains:
- a CDS encoding antirestriction protein ArdA, producing MANLRDTVKDYQEELRDGIAWVAFWKTGRSWNAEYFHLEMGDILYPEDRSRMEEIKQADPAAVVVNGYYSGYLGEDRNLDELTAGVRRHYENGYSNIGEFIEAHDDRLPPELIEEARAAAHAAGLPFSEKAYRGGEEPDPYLFDGSMSMEDYELMHRMIEKERSERMEETILSGYLSNLGKYTEGRPAGEWVSFPTTAEHLKEVFDRIGIDGKNYGELHITEYQSSIPGLAGKLTELESLDELNYLGELLKMQFDDDREKFAAAITYGDHTRDLQDIINLAQNLDCYWIYPSVKTEEDYGHYLIEELDELELPEEAKNYFLYEEYGRDAAINDGGRFTEQGYIYNNRNTFTQWYDGRDVPEEYRVTPQPPVQEKEQADIDAAAAIPTTATEQPPVLPIILSSEKPANKMKEITDRLEQGILGIYESDRYADYLRTMSKFHDYSLNNTILIAMQGGNLVKGYKQWEKEFDRHVKPGEKAIKIIAPAPFTVKKQVEKIDPDTQKPVFDKNGKAVTEEKEIQIPAFRVVSVFDVSQTEGKELPDLGIKELTGDVEQYQDFFAALEKTSPFAMGFEALSGSIKGRCNYEEKCILINEGMDELQNIKTAIHEIAHATLHDIDKDAPERPDRRTREVQAESVAYAVCQHYGLDTSDYSFGYIAGWSSGKELAELKGSLETIRSTAASLIDTIDGHFAEIQKAQDKEQTTEQAQTPQEATIQPEAEAAAPELPEETAPVQEKEAQTEPEADTGASSEAPQPEQAAPAAPYYTINEAAAKRAKDANSFSDYKQGSATAEYRHYVDEAVQLAERQKQRVDPMYHEKIDSLLDTYARKLAANMNKGYEIDARVPSILIAGGSNFPTRKKEKQNAARDSNYREWQDIQGLLDKIRSTGMGGISADDPQAVQKLEKKLESLEKSQETMKAVNAYYRKHKTLDGCPHLLPEQLEKLKADMASSWHLGDKPFATWALSNNSAEIRRVKDRIKSLSQQKEIGFVGWEFDGGKVEANTEANRLQIFFEDKPDEATREALKSNGFRWSPKAGAWQRQLTSNAYYAADYVKAIAPLTGEKPTELQRAHIRAQKVAAQEQFAQGQPEQEAPQDKDTFSIYQIKGGDETRDLRFEPYDRLIAAGHRVDAKNYTLVYSAPLTPGTSLEDIYTRFNIDHPKDFKGHSLSVSDVVVLHQNGQDTAHYVDSFGYKDVPEFLQPENYLKAAEQTTEQNYNMIDGQINNTPTATELEEKAKAGGQISLAEYAEALKAEKKQAEPEKKSSIRAQLKAAKEQAPKKQARQKTQDLERS